The following coding sequences lie in one Candidatus Marinarcus aquaticus genomic window:
- the bamA gene encoding outer membrane protein assembly factor BamA gives MKKSVAFISIALASILGAQTIQKIEFKNLSKVSPKIALETIDIKEGDELDVDKVNEAIKKFYRFGYFDDIRVNDNKGILEFIFTEKPSIANAEMNGYKSRQEDIDEVLKRIGLSKGTMYTKAKIQNAKEQLLTELQREGYVNSVVEITIDKLNDDSVAVTVDVNKGDEIIIKKVNYNGATYLDEDDFEPVTANREEDFVSWWFGQNSGEVMVDQLPYENMRINELYFEHGFLDSKVKPPFMKVDFAANQAKLDFFIEEGVQYSVDDVIIYLDASIMDPASLYPKLQLEKDDVFNMKKLRKDVEYIKTQIADLGYAYTQVQFDIKKDTENKKASIVYSVIPGKKVYINDVYISGNTKTLDRVIRRNVYLAHGDLYSLTDYKDSISKLKRQGFFEDVTIDQKRISEDKMDLIVKVKEMPTGQLILGGGFGSYDGFIVNASIQDRNIFGSGLNLGFSIDTSDKRDNFELSLANPAINDSSYNGSFSIYNRTLDIEHDNDYGEYDLDKKTTGFSISVGKELTRNFYAGLTYKLENIEEEFDYEDDYASNKANPSNFMREDEDYLLSSITPYINYNSTDDYYFPRNGIKAGTSLEFAGVGGDAKYIESSTYFKYFYSLENWLDWDAVFRYRANLKIIEDNGMVPYGSSFYLGGPKSLRGYESYAFGPDYDENVNDDPYTKMFTNGFELSFPLVPSAKMRWGLFYDYGMIGEDSFNDIKRSGTGALIEWVSPFGPLQFIFAQPIDDESGDKTSTFEFSLGTSF, from the coding sequence GTGAAAAAAAGTGTCGCTTTTATATCTATTGCGCTAGCTTCGATACTTGGAGCCCAAACAATTCAAAAAATTGAGTTTAAAAACCTATCAAAAGTTTCTCCAAAAATTGCCCTAGAAACGATTGATATTAAAGAAGGTGATGAGCTAGACGTTGATAAAGTAAATGAAGCCATTAAGAAATTTTATCGATTCGGCTATTTTGATGACATCAGAGTAAACGACAACAAAGGAATCTTAGAATTTATTTTTACAGAAAAACCATCCATTGCAAATGCAGAAATGAACGGTTATAAGTCACGACAAGAAGATATTGATGAAGTGCTAAAACGAATTGGTCTCTCAAAAGGAACCATGTACACAAAAGCAAAAATCCAAAATGCCAAAGAGCAACTCTTAACAGAACTTCAACGAGAAGGGTACGTCAACTCAGTCGTTGAAATCACTATTGATAAACTCAATGATGATTCCGTTGCAGTTACAGTAGATGTAAACAAAGGGGATGAAATTATCATCAAAAAAGTAAACTATAATGGAGCTACTTATTTAGATGAAGATGATTTCGAACCCGTAACAGCGAACAGAGAAGAAGACTTTGTCTCTTGGTGGTTTGGACAAAACAGTGGGGAAGTAATGGTAGATCAACTCCCTTATGAGAACATGCGAATCAACGAACTCTATTTTGAACATGGATTCTTGGACTCCAAAGTAAAACCACCTTTTATGAAAGTAGACTTTGCAGCGAACCAAGCAAAACTGGACTTTTTTATTGAAGAAGGGGTACAATACAGTGTGGATGATGTAATCATCTATTTGGATGCTTCTATTATGGACCCAGCAAGCCTTTACCCAAAACTTCAACTTGAAAAAGACGATGTGTTTAATATGAAGAAGCTTCGAAAAGATGTGGAGTATATTAAAACACAAATTGCCGATTTGGGGTATGCTTATACTCAAGTACAATTTGATATTAAAAAAGACACTGAAAATAAAAAAGCCAGTATCGTTTATTCTGTCATTCCAGGTAAAAAAGTATACATCAATGATGTTTATATCTCTGGAAACACCAAAACATTAGACCGAGTTATAAGAAGAAATGTCTATTTGGCTCATGGGGATTTATACAGCTTAACAGACTATAAAGACTCTATCAGTAAATTAAAACGTCAAGGTTTCTTTGAAGACGTAACGATTGATCAAAAAAGAATTTCTGAAGATAAAATGGACTTAATTGTCAAAGTGAAAGAGATGCCAACGGGTCAACTCATACTTGGTGGTGGATTTGGTTCATATGATGGTTTCATTGTAAATGCCTCAATTCAAGACAGAAATATCTTTGGTTCAGGTCTTAACTTAGGTTTCTCTATTGATACTTCAGATAAAAGAGATAACTTTGAACTCTCTTTAGCAAACCCAGCAATTAATGACAGCAGTTACAATGGAAGTTTCAGTATTTATAATCGAACACTCGATATTGAACACGACAATGATTATGGAGAGTATGATCTGGATAAAAAAACAACGGGATTTTCTATCAGTGTAGGAAAAGAACTCACACGAAACTTTTATGCAGGGTTAACATATAAACTAGAGAACATTGAAGAAGAGTTTGATTATGAAGACGATTATGCTTCCAATAAAGCCAATCCATCTAATTTTATGAGAGAAGATGAAGATTACCTTTTAAGCTCTATTACACCTTATATTAATTACAACTCAACAGATGATTACTATTTTCCAAGAAATGGTATTAAAGCAGGAACCTCTTTAGAGTTTGCAGGTGTAGGGGGAGATGCAAAATACATTGAGAGTTCAACGTACTTTAAATACTTCTACTCGCTTGAAAACTGGTTAGATTGGGATGCTGTATTCAGATATAGAGCCAATCTTAAAATCATTGAAGATAACGGTATGGTTCCATACGGAAGTTCATTCTATTTAGGGGGACCAAAATCACTCAGAGGATATGAATCATATGCATTTGGTCCAGATTATGATGAAAATGTCAATGATGACCCATACACAAAAATGTTCACCAATGGTTTTGAATTGAGTTTCCCATTGGTGCCTTCTGCAAAAATGCGATGGGGTCTTTTTTATGATTACGGTATGATTGGGGAAGATTCATTTAATGATATTAAACGAAGTGGTACAGGTGCCCTTATTGAGTGGGTCTCACCATTTGGTCCACTGCAATTTATCTTTGCTCAACCAATTGATGATGAATCAGGAGATAAAACATCAACCTTTGAATTTAGTTTAGGAACCAGCTTTTAA
- a CDS encoding prephenate dehydrogenase has translation MNIGIIGLGLMGGSIAKAVKKYSIAKNVYGYVSRESTKKEVLELGLVDEIMDLDALKEQSDVIILAIPVDAIIEMFPQFLDISKNTTIIDLGSTKEFIIENVPESIREQFIAAHPMTGTEKSGPKAAIDELYEGKTVVLCNLEKNENIHVNKAFRIFQGIGMRIVVMDAKDHDIHACYMSHLPHAISFSLANTVMGHEDPKSIIALAAGGFKDMSRIAKSSPDMWTDIFKQNKKNLLSSIEVFEKQMQMVKTMVENDDYEQLKKWMIKANSLHEIL, from the coding sequence GTGAATATAGGAATTATTGGATTGGGTTTAATGGGAGGATCGATTGCTAAAGCAGTAAAAAAATACTCCATTGCAAAAAATGTATACGGTTACGTGAGCAGAGAATCAACTAAAAAAGAGGTTTTAGAATTAGGTTTGGTTGATGAAATAATGGATTTAGATGCATTAAAAGAGCAATCGGATGTGATTATTTTGGCCATTCCAGTTGATGCAATCATTGAGATGTTCCCACAATTTTTAGATATATCAAAAAATACAACCATCATTGATTTGGGTTCAACCAAAGAGTTTATTATTGAAAATGTACCAGAGAGTATCAGGGAGCAGTTTATTGCAGCACACCCTATGACTGGAACAGAAAAATCTGGACCAAAAGCAGCAATTGATGAGTTGTATGAAGGTAAAACGGTTGTTTTATGTAATTTAGAAAAGAATGAAAACATACATGTCAATAAAGCTTTTAGGATTTTTCAAGGCATTGGTATGCGTATTGTGGTTATGGATGCAAAAGACCATGATATTCATGCGTGTTATATGTCACATCTGCCTCATGCCATCTCTTTTTCATTAGCCAATACGGTCATGGGACATGAAGATCCAAAATCAATCATTGCCTTAGCTGCGGGTGGTTTTAAAGATATGAGTCGTATTGCTAAATCAAGCCCCGATATGTGGACCGATATTTTCAAACAAAACAAAAAAAACTTACTCAGTTCCATTGAAGTGTTTGAAAAACAGATGCAAATGGTGAAAACAATGGTTGAAAATGATGATTATGAGCAATTAAAAAAGTGGATGATAAAGGCAAATTCTCTACACGAAATACTCTAA
- a CDS encoding substrate-binding domain-containing protein — protein MRYLILIFFCVLQLSANAYWTIDEYVEKNPEQKYYMQHFNKMVQGNAVPLTQTHKKVKIALLYPGNQITDYWKRSQTSFEARLQELHVNYEVIPVFVDENDVKTMQQKLKELLALKSDYLVFTLNIDGHKKLISQLITNKKPKLILQNITTPLKQWGDTQPFMYVGFDHVEGTKLLAKYYAKTLPKHSNYLMLYHNEGYISQMRGDSFIHIFKDDYTLKGAYYTYVKKELAKRIVKEYSGLDNISFIYNCSTDIAVGASEALEELGMKEKIMINGWGGGSLELQMIQEGKLDVTAMRMNDDNGVAMAEAIKLDIMNKSVPTIYSGQFELVDKNSTKEEIESFKQRAFRYSH, from the coding sequence ATGCGTTATCTCATATTGATTTTTTTTTGTGTACTTCAGCTGAGTGCTAATGCGTATTGGACCATTGATGAATATGTTGAAAAAAATCCTGAACAAAAGTATTACATGCAACATTTCAATAAAATGGTTCAAGGTAACGCAGTTCCTTTAACACAAACACACAAAAAAGTTAAAATTGCCTTGTTGTATCCGGGTAATCAAATTACAGATTATTGGAAACGAAGTCAAACCTCGTTTGAAGCACGTTTACAAGAGTTACATGTGAATTATGAAGTTATTCCTGTTTTTGTAGATGAGAATGATGTGAAAACAATGCAACAAAAATTGAAAGAGCTATTGGCTTTAAAGAGTGATTATCTGGTTTTTACACTCAATATTGATGGGCATAAAAAACTCATTTCACAACTTATTACCAATAAAAAACCAAAACTGATTTTGCAAAATATTACGACACCATTGAAACAATGGGGTGATACGCAACCTTTTATGTATGTTGGATTTGACCATGTAGAGGGTACAAAATTGTTAGCTAAGTATTATGCAAAAACACTTCCTAAACATTCTAATTATTTGATGTTGTATCATAACGAAGGGTACATCTCTCAGATGCGAGGCGACAGTTTTATTCATATTTTTAAAGATGATTACACTCTTAAAGGTGCTTATTACACTTATGTGAAGAAAGAGTTGGCAAAACGAATAGTCAAAGAGTATTCAGGACTTGATAACATAAGTTTTATTTACAACTGTTCAACGGACATTGCTGTGGGTGCGAGTGAAGCTTTAGAAGAATTGGGCATGAAAGAAAAAATCATGATCAATGGTTGGGGTGGTGGAAGCTTAGAGCTTCAGATGATTCAAGAAGGAAAACTTGACGTTACGGCGATGCGAATGAATGATGACAATGGTGTAGCTATGGCTGAAGCAATTAAGCTTGATATTATGAACAAAAGCGTTCCTACCATTTATTCAGGGCAGTTTGAGTTGGTGGATAAAAACAGTACCAAAGAGGAAATAGAATCATTCAAACAGCGAGCATTTAGGTACAGTCATTGA
- a CDS encoding ATP-binding protein, with protein sequence MKNLKISIKTLFVFLTLFTVSIIILLTYTFSKRGLNELFISESKKYFEQSIRLSQTIFDYEIEKILSVVNSIFLSANELQAIKEGNTEFLENQLNKSIVKSLDFMAVIPSKKDDIALAGFFLYDITPLVHELKRVKTSSSKKHLIKVKSNDQTLVFIVITKGIVDPKTGEVIGLFAGGVELKNNLKLLNDIKKNTKLEKIMLLYNDDLILEDNEYGNGFASIERFGAIEHFADDMDKLGYRAALYFDEQESRLNIKMILQNDALESIKRIIKRDLLIISIFTLLVVMLFIYLINQLLIRPIESLKIYAKEFFENSNSEQKELSLKIVEYQELANYLKKLFKELYNNQQKLLKAKEKMSKDYKLIQELNDNLEMKVAQKTRELQDLNENLTQKVGLEVENNRKKDQQMMQQARYAALGEMIANIAHQWRQPLCAITAAISAIKLQKDLKMLNDETFEYYYNMMLNNTDFLSETINTFRSFFKNDLEKKPFNLVKSMEDTLMIISSTFKDNNIEIVTDFNQRDLMVLGSSTELSQVFINILNNAKDVMLDKKDQERKVFIRSMQIEDENIIFIIDNGGGIPEEIIQKVFDPYFTTKHQSQGTGIGLYMSKEIVERKFNGLLSVQNTHFKHGTQTFMGACFRIALPVIKEKA encoded by the coding sequence TTGAAAAATCTTAAAATAAGTATTAAAACACTTTTTGTATTTTTAACACTTTTTACGGTCTCAATTATCATACTATTGACATATACGTTTTCAAAACGGGGGCTTAATGAACTTTTTATCAGTGAGTCAAAAAAGTATTTTGAACAAAGTATTCGCCTTTCTCAAACCATATTTGATTACGAAATTGAAAAAATACTTTCGGTTGTTAACTCCATTTTTTTATCTGCAAATGAACTGCAAGCGATAAAAGAGGGCAACACAGAGTTTTTAGAAAATCAACTTAATAAATCAATTGTAAAATCATTAGATTTTATGGCTGTCATTCCTTCAAAAAAAGATGACATTGCATTGGCTGGATTTTTTTTATATGACATCACTCCTTTGGTTCATGAACTTAAACGTGTTAAAACCTCTTCCTCTAAAAAGCATTTGATTAAAGTAAAAAGCAATGATCAGACATTGGTTTTTATTGTCATTACTAAAGGAATTGTTGATCCTAAAACAGGTGAAGTTATTGGTCTGTTTGCAGGTGGAGTTGAACTAAAAAACAACCTCAAGCTTTTAAATGATATTAAAAAAAATACCAAATTAGAAAAAATCATGTTGTTGTATAATGATGATTTGATTTTAGAAGATAATGAGTATGGTAATGGCTTCGCTTCCATTGAACGTTTTGGAGCAATTGAACATTTCGCTGATGACATGGATAAATTGGGATATAGAGCTGCTTTATATTTTGATGAACAAGAGAGTAGATTGAATATCAAAATGATTTTACAAAATGATGCATTAGAAAGCATCAAAAGAATCATCAAACGAGATTTACTGATCATCTCTATTTTTACACTTCTTGTGGTTATGTTATTTATTTATTTAATTAATCAACTGTTGATACGACCTATTGAGAGTCTGAAAATCTATGCCAAAGAGTTTTTTGAAAACAGTAACAGTGAACAAAAGGAACTCTCACTGAAAATTGTAGAGTATCAAGAACTTGCAAACTATTTAAAGAAACTATTTAAAGAGCTGTATAACAATCAACAAAAGCTTTTAAAAGCTAAAGAGAAGATGAGTAAAGATTATAAACTCATTCAAGAACTCAACGATAATTTAGAGATGAAAGTTGCCCAAAAAACGCGTGAATTGCAAGATTTAAATGAAAACTTGACACAAAAAGTGGGATTGGAAGTAGAGAATAACCGTAAAAAAGATCAACAAATGATGCAACAAGCACGTTATGCCGCATTAGGTGAAATGATTGCCAATATTGCTCACCAATGGCGACAGCCCTTGTGTGCCATCACTGCAGCAATCAGTGCGATTAAACTGCAAAAAGATTTGAAAATGCTTAATGATGAAACGTTTGAATACTATTATAACATGATGCTTAATAATACTGATTTTTTATCTGAAACCATCAATACGTTTAGAAGTTTCTTTAAAAATGATTTAGAAAAAAAACCCTTTAACCTGGTCAAATCAATGGAAGACACACTTATGATTATCTCTTCTACATTTAAAGACAACAATATTGAAATTGTTACGGATTTTAATCAAAGAGATTTGATGGTTTTAGGAAGCAGTACGGAGCTTTCACAAGTATTTATAAATATACTTAATAATGCAAAAGATGTGATGCTGGATAAAAAAGACCAAGAGCGAAAAGTTTTCATACGTTCAATGCAAATAGAGGATGAAAACATCATTTTTATCATAGATAATGGGGGTGGAATCCCTGAAGAGATCATTCAAAAAGTATTTGACCCATATTTTACAACCAAACATCAAAGTCAAGGTACGGGAATAGGTTTATATATGAGCAAAGAGATTGTTGAAAGAAAGTTTAATGGTCTTTTAAGTGTACAAAATACGCACTTTAAACATGGAACACAAACATTTATGGGAGCATGTTTTCGAATTGCTTTGCCTGTTATAAAAGAGAAAGCGTAA
- the folP gene encoding dihydropteroate synthase yields the protein MNLYKLSLHEVNKAFEKLGCDKPGTKILAKKCDVHTIYIKNLHVGAANILKQDALSIGADLAVPMGVIVAREPYVDAILIANSKQLEVLSVKERAQPFGLKAIAKELKSFLFTKQAPTKIMGIINANEDSFFKDSRFNGSNAVKRMEKLIHDGAQIIDLGAVSSRPGSVAVSAQEELSRIKPILDTIKIEKLYEKATFSLDSYAPDVLKYAMDCGFSIINDITGLANNEVAKVAAQYDATVVIMHMQNDPRNMQDDPHYEDVISEVHDFFQERIEKAHSFGVKKIILDVGIGFGKTLEHNLKLLKNHEHFRYFGYELLIGASRKSMIDKIVPSDISERLPGTLAIHLEAIKNGASIVRCHDVKEHHQAIKVQEAIQSNL from the coding sequence ATGAATCTGTACAAACTCTCTTTGCATGAAGTAAACAAAGCTTTTGAAAAACTGGGTTGCGATAAGCCCGGAACCAAAATCTTGGCTAAAAAATGTGATGTTCATACCATTTATATCAAAAACCTTCATGTGGGAGCTGCAAACATTTTAAAACAAGATGCGCTCTCAATTGGTGCAGACTTAGCTGTTCCTATGGGGGTGATTGTTGCACGAGAGCCTTATGTAGATGCTATTTTAATTGCCAATAGCAAACAGCTTGAAGTATTAAGTGTCAAAGAGAGAGCCCAACCTTTTGGATTAAAGGCCATTGCTAAAGAGTTAAAATCGTTTCTTTTTACAAAACAAGCACCCACAAAAATTATGGGTATTATCAATGCCAACGAAGACTCTTTTTTTAAAGATAGTCGTTTCAATGGATCAAATGCAGTTAAACGTATGGAAAAGCTTATCCATGATGGTGCCCAAATCATTGATTTAGGGGCTGTTTCAAGTAGGCCCGGTAGTGTTGCAGTCAGTGCTCAAGAAGAACTTTCTCGAATCAAACCTATTTTAGATACGATTAAAATAGAAAAACTCTATGAAAAGGCCACTTTTTCTTTAGATTCTTATGCACCAGATGTTTTAAAATATGCCATGGATTGTGGGTTCAGTATCATCAATGATATTACTGGTTTAGCCAACAATGAAGTGGCAAAAGTAGCTGCACAATATGATGCCACAGTTGTGATCATGCACATGCAAAATGACCCAAGAAACATGCAAGATGATCCACACTACGAAGACGTTATCAGTGAAGTGCATGACTTTTTCCAAGAACGAATCGAAAAAGCGCACTCATTTGGTGTAAAAAAGATTATTTTAGATGTAGGTATTGGATTCGGTAAAACGCTCGAACACAACCTGAAACTTCTAAAGAATCATGAACACTTCAGATATTTTGGATACGAACTCTTAATTGGTGCAAGCAGAAAATCGATGATTGATAAGATTGTACCTTCAGACATTTCTGAACGTCTTCCAGGGACACTTGCCATTCATTTAGAGGCGATTAAAAACGGGGCTTCTATTGTGCGTTGTCATGACGTTAAAGAGCACCATCAAGCCATAAAAGTACAAGAGGCGATTCAAAGTAATCTTTGA
- a CDS encoding DNA polymerase III subunit delta' — MAIPTIHTSTILIINDIDATLQTLKQTLPPHFTRIIRNEEKDEFLIAQANATIKEAYIASNETKYIILCGSSFRKEAQNSLLKVLEEPPKNIVFIIITTSKSTLLPTIISRMPLKYLKKHSVVEPSNIDIAKLDLKEAYAFLKQNQKISKLEAKQLVESLLYKVNMQRIKLSKKELESFSTSIKLLELNTRPIHVITTLMLNLVHLKHKNKS; from the coding sequence ATGGCCATTCCAACCATACACACATCAACAATTCTTATTATTAATGATATAGATGCAACACTGCAAACACTCAAACAAACACTGCCTCCTCACTTCACACGTATTATTCGAAATGAAGAGAAGGATGAGTTTTTAATTGCTCAAGCCAATGCAACCATTAAAGAAGCTTATATTGCGTCCAATGAAACCAAATATATTATTCTTTGTGGAAGCTCTTTTAGAAAAGAGGCTCAAAATTCTCTGCTGAAAGTTTTAGAAGAACCTCCTAAAAATATTGTTTTTATTATCATCACCACCTCAAAATCAACACTGTTGCCTACCATTATTTCAAGAATGCCTTTGAAATATCTAAAAAAACACAGTGTCGTTGAACCTTCAAACATTGATATTGCAAAACTGGATTTAAAAGAGGCGTATGCTTTTTTAAAACAGAATCAAAAAATTTCAAAACTAGAGGCCAAACAACTCGTTGAGTCATTGCTTTATAAAGTCAATATGCAACGCATCAAACTCTCAAAAAAAGAGTTAGAGAGTTTTTCTACCTCAATCAAACTCTTAGAGCTTAATACTCGCCCTATTCATGTTATAACCACACTGATGCTCAATTTAGTGCATTTAAAACACAAAAATAAGAGTTAA
- a CDS encoding HobA family DNA replication regulator, which yields MQEFLNWTIDTIRDDKLISPWLEEKKYEWTPIVAKSITNILDKGRSVIIITDKDREWFLEYILTNINNSKLNRPFLPFYDFKAFYRQIDNPKQSEDDINFIKDMLNISFPHGYCFWYIGRSQDIRATIPKISKNSFLWLLDEERQDAFNLRSSDEALDMKLLQMFRLYNKTLSATLFAEVNVEN from the coding sequence GTGCAAGAATTTTTAAACTGGACCATTGACACCATTCGAGATGACAAACTCATCTCGCCATGGTTAGAAGAGAAAAAGTATGAGTGGACACCTATTGTCGCAAAATCCATCACCAATATTTTAGACAAAGGTCGTTCTGTTATTATCATCACAGATAAAGACCGTGAATGGTTTTTAGAGTACATTCTTACCAATATCAATAACAGCAAACTCAATCGTCCTTTCTTGCCCTTTTATGACTTTAAAGCCTTTTATCGACAAATTGATAACCCAAAGCAGTCTGAAGATGATATTAATTTCATCAAAGATATGCTCAATATCTCATTTCCACATGGATACTGTTTTTGGTATATTGGACGAAGCCAAGATATTCGTGCAACAATTCCTAAAATCAGTAAAAACTCATTTCTTTGGTTATTGGACGAAGAGAGACAAGATGCGTTCAATCTTAGAAGCAGTGATGAAGCTTTGGATATGAAACTGCTTCAAATGTTCCGTTTATATAATAAAACCCTCAGTGCAACACTCTTTGCAGAAGTAAATGTAGAGAACTGA
- a CDS encoding aspartate kinase encodes MLKVLKFGGTSVGTLERIQNVAEIIKKIKDDGHDVIAVVSAMSGETNKLIEYAEHYSKTPSEREMDMLLSSGERVTSALLSIALNEQGYKATSMSGREAGIYTNNSHTKARIEEIDTTNMKNAINEGNIIIVAGFQGVTLEGHRVSTLGRGGSDLTAVAIAGAIQADVCEIYTDVDGIYTTDPRIEPKAKKLEKISYDEMLELASLGAKVLQNRSVEMAKKLNVNLVSRSSFTPEVEGTLITKEENIMEKPVVSGIALDKNQIRVGMYGVIDRPGIASTIFTALADANINVDMIVQTRGADGKTDLDFTIPRTDWEVCKKVMSQFKEEAEKIDYNDTICKVSIVGVGMKSHTGVASKAFSALANENINIRIISTSEIKISMIIEEKYAELAVRALHDAYDLDK; translated from the coding sequence ATGCTAAAAGTATTAAAATTTGGAGGTACCAGTGTAGGTACACTGGAACGTATTCAAAACGTAGCAGAAATCATTAAAAAAATAAAAGATGACGGCCATGATGTCATTGCCGTGGTATCTGCAATGAGTGGTGAGACCAATAAACTCATTGAATACGCAGAACACTACTCAAAGACACCAAGTGAACGAGAGATGGACATGTTGTTAAGTTCAGGAGAGAGAGTTACTTCTGCACTTTTATCCATTGCATTGAATGAACAAGGGTACAAAGCCACATCGATGAGTGGTCGAGAAGCAGGTATTTATACCAATAACTCGCACACAAAAGCTCGAATTGAAGAGATTGACACTACCAATATGAAAAATGCCATCAATGAAGGAAATATCATCATTGTTGCTGGTTTCCAAGGGGTAACTTTAGAAGGTCATCGTGTCTCAACACTTGGTCGAGGTGGGTCAGATTTAACAGCTGTAGCTATTGCAGGAGCAATTCAAGCAGATGTGTGTGAAATCTATACAGACGTTGATGGGATTTATACCACCGACCCAAGAATTGAACCTAAAGCAAAAAAACTGGAGAAAATCTCATATGATGAGATGCTAGAACTTGCGAGTTTAGGAGCAAAAGTCTTACAAAACAGATCGGTTGAAATGGCGAAAAAATTAAATGTAAATTTAGTATCACGAAGCAGCTTTACGCCAGAAGTTGAAGGTACGTTAATCACAAAGGAAGAGAATATTATGGAAAAACCAGTTGTAAGTGGGATTGCATTGGATAAAAACCAAATTCGTGTGGGTATGTATGGTGTTATTGACCGACCAGGTATTGCATCAACTATCTTTACTGCTCTTGCAGATGCAAACATCAACGTAGATATGATTGTTCAAACCAGAGGTGCTGATGGAAAAACAGATTTGGACTTTACCATTCCAAGAACCGATTGGGAAGTATGTAAAAAAGTGATGTCTCAATTCAAAGAAGAAGCAGAAAAAATTGATTATAACGACACCATTTGTAAAGTCTCTATTGTAGGTGTAGGGATGAAGTCTCACACGGGTGTTGCTTCTAAAGCATTCAGCGCGTTAGCCAATGAGAACATCAACATCAGAATCATCTCAACAAGTGAGATTAAAATCTCAATGATCATTGAAGAGAAGTATGCAGAACTTGCTGTCAGAGCACTTCACGATGCATATGATTTAGATAAGTAG
- a CDS encoding RNA pyrophosphohydrolase, with translation MTDKMEEIPTQKDNKNYRPNVAAIVLSAKYPEKCEVFIASRTDVENAWQFPQGGIDEGENPKEALYRELEEEIGTSHIEIIAEYPEWVSYEFPPAIAEKMKPYDGQIQKYYLVKLKHGAKINIDTHHTPEFSEYKFVPTENIYDYITFFKRTVYKQVLKYFRKEGYI, from the coding sequence ATGACTGATAAAATGGAAGAGATACCGACACAAAAAGATAATAAGAACTATAGACCCAATGTTGCAGCAATCGTACTATCAGCCAAATACCCTGAAAAATGTGAAGTTTTTATCGCTTCAAGAACGGATGTAGAGAACGCTTGGCAGTTTCCACAAGGGGGAATTGACGAGGGGGAGAATCCCAAAGAGGCCCTTTACAGAGAATTAGAGGAAGAGATTGGGACAAGTCATATTGAAATCATTGCTGAATACCCAGAGTGGGTAAGCTACGAGTTCCCTCCTGCCATTGCAGAAAAAATGAAACCTTATGATGGACAAATACAAAAATACTATTTGGTGAAACTCAAGCACGGTGCAAAAATCAATATTGATACCCACCATACGCCAGAATTCAGTGAATATAAATTTGTACCAACTGAAAACATATACGACTATATCACCTTTTTTAAACGAACGGTGTATAAACAAGTATTGAAATATTTTAGAAAAGAGGGTTATATTTAA